From the genome of Methanobacterium petrolearium, one region includes:
- a CDS encoding PadR family transcriptional regulator gives MVKEDSNAVETGDDGKKHDFECEIENLPKYDKKMIKGFMRGFGNIMILWLISRKRQHGYEIMTQLHAASPLDKKMPSASVIYPVLHKLEKKGLISGKWEHQGKRKVKYYEITEEGEASLDRIRQIIVHGRELGATDMWKEFMGDMFTLKRS, from the coding sequence ATGGTAAAAGAAGATTCAAATGCTGTAGAAACAGGAGATGATGGAAAAAAGCATGATTTTGAATGTGAAATCGAAAACCTACCCAAATATGATAAAAAAATGATCAAGGGATTCATGAGAGGTTTTGGTAACATCATGATCCTGTGGCTCATCAGCAGGAAACGACAACATGGATATGAAATAATGACCCAACTACATGCCGCATCACCCCTGGATAAAAAAATGCCCAGTGCCAGCGTAATTTATCCTGTACTGCACAAATTGGAAAAAAAAGGACTTATAAGCGGGAAATGGGAGCATCAGGGTAAAAGAAAGGTTAAATATTATGAAATAACTGAAGAAGGAGAAGCTAGCCTTGATCGCATACGACAGATAATTGTCCATGGCAGAGAATTAGGTGCGACTGACATGTGGAAAGAATTCATGGGAGACATGTTCACCCTCAAAAGAAGTTAG
- a CDS encoding sugar phosphate isomerase/epimerase family protein: protein MKIGFSTLALFMGSFEEFLDIATEDGFNLIEILCEGPYWPRNMLNIGENFEIFSSYDIDVFLHTPTIDLNPASLNKGIRDETLRQLKETLDMAVKIGAKAITTHPGLIHRLEDRVRNMAKSYSLETLTEANRYAEDVDVIFSVENMPHRYAYFCNTAQEHAYFLDKCNCHGTVDLGHANTTGDPESFLKLENIHYYHLNDNDGEKDQHLALGQGTLDLKLINMVDLGIIELNNYEDVLKSRKVILSLDK from the coding sequence ATGAAAATCGGATTTTCCACCCTGGCATTATTCATGGGGTCCTTTGAGGAATTTTTAGATATAGCAACTGAAGATGGGTTTAACCTAATTGAAATACTTTGTGAAGGCCCTTATTGGCCTAGAAACATGCTTAACATTGGGGAAAATTTTGAAATATTTTCTTCTTATGATATAGACGTTTTCCTGCACACACCCACCATTGATCTCAACCCTGCCAGTTTAAATAAAGGCATAAGGGACGAAACGCTCCGACAACTTAAAGAAACTCTAGATATGGCAGTTAAAATTGGTGCTAAGGCCATAACCACTCACCCTGGACTTATACACCGCCTTGAAGATCGGGTAAGGAATATGGCAAAATCTTATTCTTTAGAAACCCTCACTGAAGCCAATAGATATGCTGAAGATGTGGATGTTATATTTTCCGTGGAGAACATGCCCCATAGATATGCCTACTTCTGTAACACTGCCCAAGAACATGCTTACTTCCTGGATAAATGCAACTGCCATGGAACCGTAGATCTGGGACATGCTAACACCACAGGAGATCCCGAATCCTTTCTAAAACTGGAAAATATTCATTACTACCATTTGAATGATAATGATGGGGAAAAAGACCAGCACCTTGCACTAGGCCAGGGCACACTTGATTTGAAACTAATTAATATGGTTGATCTGGGAATAATAGAACTTAACAACTATGAAGATGTTTTAAAAAGTAGAAAAGTCATTTTGAGTCTTGATAAATAA
- a CDS encoding TMEM175 family protein, with protein sequence MPLRVWKDLYRLIRVCKGEVSELQDNNQVMNPEGINVKRIETLVDGIFAIAMTLLVLGITVPSIANPTEADLYGALYDLLPNFYSYFISFILLAVFWRINHNQFNRIKNADNVLLWIMVFWLLFVALVPFSAFFVGEYGNFQISNVFFDLNLFAIGFLLFLNWRHAIRSDLVDESKIEGSKSSLKISLMLPAISLIALGLTFIPFFKTYGYGWTSLAYLAIPLLKRFQ encoded by the coding sequence GTGCCATTAAGAGTTTGGAAAGATCTTTATAGGCTAATTCGAGTATGCAAAGGCGAGGTTAGTGAGTTGCAGGACAATAATCAGGTTATGAACCCGGAAGGAATTAATGTCAAGCGTATAGAAACCCTGGTTGATGGAATTTTCGCCATAGCCATGACACTCTTAGTTCTGGGAATAACCGTACCATCAATAGCCAATCCCACTGAAGCAGACCTATACGGGGCGTTATATGATCTTTTACCTAATTTTTACAGTTATTTTATCAGTTTTATCCTTTTAGCTGTTTTCTGGAGGATAAACCATAATCAATTTAATAGGATTAAAAATGCCGACAATGTTTTATTGTGGATAATGGTATTCTGGTTGCTTTTTGTGGCATTAGTTCCATTTTCCGCATTTTTTGTAGGGGAATATGGTAATTTCCAGATTTCCAACGTATTTTTTGATCTGAACCTCTTTGCCATAGGATTTCTCCTGTTCCTCAATTGGCGCCATGCCATTCGCAGTGACCTGGTGGATGAAAGTAAAATTGAGGGGAGTAAATCTTCATTAAAGATAAGTTTAATGTTACCTGCAATTTCCCTAATTGCACTGGGCCTTACTTTCATCCCCTTTTTTAAAACTTATGGGTACGGTTGGACAAGCCTGGCTTATCTGGCTATTCCGTTATTAAAACGTTTTCAATAG
- a CDS encoding HAD family hydrolase, translated as MKAVVFDNSGTLISRYRAIKDIKSGLISDHTSSIDLVDQHPYRALVVLQTDPSTCIINARSKQSIYQFISRNNVPFDISYSSLDIDKNKLLNIIKDDKTQVSDIQDTIRTVIDKGYNVQICSGSGFIVDFHSGQIEFTITAGGKIFPEVPMVVEKLKRRGLRIFVASGDRTKSLEQLASFIHIPTENVFGTAHSKRKKEIVQELKGNYRVMMVGNSANDILALKEADVGVLTTQQDENPSAKVLNAADFVVDNIKDVLDIDF; from the coding sequence ATGAAAGCAGTAGTTTTTGATAACTCCGGAACCCTGATTTCAAGATACCGGGCAATTAAAGATATCAAATCTGGACTTATCAGTGATCACACCAGTTCCATTGATCTGGTAGATCAGCATCCTTACCGGGCCCTGGTCGTTCTGCAGACTGATCCTTCCACTTGCATTATAAATGCACGTTCAAAACAGAGTATCTACCAATTTATTAGTAGGAACAATGTTCCATTTGATATAAGCTATTCTTCTCTGGACATCGATAAAAATAAATTATTAAATATTATAAAAGATGATAAAACCCAAGTCAGTGATATTCAAGATACCATCAGAACGGTTATTGACAAAGGATACAACGTACAGATCTGCAGTGGTTCCGGTTTTATTGTGGACTTTCATAGTGGCCAGATCGAGTTTACCATTACCGCTGGTGGAAAAATATTCCCTGAAGTCCCTATGGTAGTGGAAAAACTCAAAAGGAGAGGTCTTCGTATCTTTGTTGCATCAGGAGATCGGACCAAATCCCTGGAACAATTAGCCAGTTTCATTCACATTCCAACTGAAAATGTCTTTGGAACTGCCCATTCCAAAAGAAAAAAGGAAATTGTGCAAGAGCTCAAAGGAAACTATCGGGTTATGATGGTGGGTAATAGCGCCAACGATATCCTGGCGCTTAAAGAAGCAGATGTTGGTGTTTTAACCACACAGCAAGATGAAAATCCATCTGCTAAAGTTTTGAATGCTGCTGATTTTGTGGTTGACAACATTAAAGATGTTTTAGATATCGATTTTTAA
- a CDS encoding ABC transporter permease, whose translation MKKVETKKIIWMIKKDLLVLWRHKPRLFSIFLFPILMIALFGYGMGGSIENVPIVVVKQTDGQMTDTTINAIKNSSLYDVKDIIGDPQRGREMVESGQVKAAIILPSDYEDLNDSNSKSVVVYVDSSDQMATSVLVPATQALFSQMSAEIGMQKLEALQTQSAALQVQSQGVQASSGLSGINFQNIMNSINFQINKIYGDIKYIDFLVPAILAMTVMMGAMMSMGESLAGERERGELARLFMTPTSVSTVVGGKIISRLIIQTATAMVLLAAAIILFNITIAGSILLTILLLILTALCFVGFGIMVSARVSTQEDYVQMVMPFSMPMMFISGVFYPLETMPWIFQKIAYIAPLTYANNALRAVMLQGAGIGDIWVELVVLLGFTLLFFAMGVTRFNRDI comes from the coding sequence ATGAAAAAGGTGGAAACCAAAAAAATCATATGGATGATTAAAAAAGACTTATTAGTCCTGTGGAGACATAAACCCCGTTTGTTCTCCATTTTCCTTTTTCCCATACTCATGATCGCCCTTTTCGGCTATGGTATGGGGGGATCCATTGAAAACGTCCCCATAGTTGTGGTTAAACAAACAGATGGTCAGATGACTGATACCACCATTAACGCCATTAAAAATAGTTCACTTTATGATGTGAAGGACATAATTGGCGACCCTCAACGGGGGCGGGAAATGGTAGAATCTGGGCAGGTCAAAGCAGCCATTATATTACCTTCAGATTATGAGGATCTTAACGATAGTAACTCCAAGTCAGTGGTAGTTTACGTTGATTCATCAGACCAGATGGCAACCAGTGTGCTGGTTCCGGCAACACAGGCACTTTTCAGCCAGATGTCTGCAGAAATTGGGATGCAAAAGTTGGAAGCCTTGCAAACACAATCTGCAGCCCTTCAGGTGCAGTCCCAGGGAGTGCAAGCTTCTTCTGGACTATCTGGCATAAACTTCCAGAACATCATGAACTCCATCAATTTCCAGATCAACAAGATCTATGGAGATATCAAATACATTGACTTCTTGGTGCCTGCAATTCTGGCCATGACAGTTATGATGGGTGCTATGATGAGCATGGGAGAATCCCTGGCAGGTGAACGAGAACGAGGTGAGTTAGCCCGGTTATTCATGACTCCTACCAGTGTTTCTACTGTGGTGGGTGGCAAAATAATATCCAGACTCATCATTCAAACAGCTACGGCCATGGTACTGCTTGCTGCAGCCATAATACTGTTTAATATCACCATAGCAGGTAGCATATTACTCACCATACTCCTCCTGATACTTACCGCCTTGTGTTTTGTGGGTTTCGGAATAATGGTCTCGGCACGGGTCAGTACTCAGGAAGACTATGTTCAGATGGTAATGCCCTTCAGCATGCCTATGATGTTCATATCAGGAGTATTTTATCCTCTGGAAACCATGCCCTGGATATTCCAAAAAATAGCATACATCGCACCATTAACCTATGCTAACAATGCATTAAGGGCGGTTATGTTACAAGGAGCTGGAATTGGAGACATATGGGTTGAATTAGTTGTTCTCCTGGGCTTCACACTACTATTCTTTGCAATGGGTGTAACCCGATTTAACAGAGACATCTAG
- a CDS encoding LysE family transporter produces MWIEVLLFAVASFWVGLSGAMVPGPMLTVTISDSLKKGYKAGPLIVLGHYIAEITLMILLVLGLGWAIGSKTATMIIGGFGGLMLIYIGYVIAKSPVPSKIPGEEESTEKRGSIISGIITSVTNPYFYLWWATVGWAFMLKGIELAGVIGVLSFLVGHWGADLTWYSLVSFFTSKGRHVLPGKRYKIMMIVCGVFLVLLGVYFIYSTLIA; encoded by the coding sequence ATGTGGATTGAAGTTTTATTATTCGCCGTAGCATCTTTTTGGGTTGGTTTATCCGGTGCAATGGTCCCAGGGCCAATGCTCACTGTCACCATCTCTGATTCCTTGAAAAAAGGCTACAAAGCCGGACCCCTGATTGTTCTGGGACATTACATTGCCGAAATAACTCTGATGATACTCCTGGTGCTGGGGCTTGGTTGGGCCATTGGATCAAAGACAGCAACCATGATAATCGGGGGTTTCGGTGGTTTGATGCTTATTTATATTGGTTATGTCATTGCTAAATCCCCAGTGCCCTCAAAAATTCCTGGAGAAGAAGAATCAACTGAAAAACGAGGATCAATCATTAGTGGGATAATAACCAGTGTTACCAACCCTTACTTCTACCTATGGTGGGCTACTGTAGGTTGGGCTTTCATGCTTAAAGGAATAGAACTGGCAGGGGTTATCGGGGTTCTAAGTTTTTTAGTGGGCCACTGGGGTGCAGATCTCACATGGTACAGTTTAGTCAGTTTTTTCACCAGCAAAGGACGACACGTGCTGCCTGGAAAACGTTACAAAATCATGATGATTGTTTGCGGTGTTTTCCTGGTACTGTTAGGGGTTTACTTCATATACTCCACATTAATAGCGTAA
- the ala gene encoding alanine dehydrogenase — translation MSGTLLLKQSEIKNLITMKEVVSAVETAFKAFAQRDVQMPPKDYLFFHEGDLRIMPCYVRSTEEAGVKCVNVHPKNPQNHNIPTVMAIIELINPETGFPMAVMDGTWVTDMRTGAAAGVATKYLARPDSETLGIIGAGKQACAQLMALNEVMNIKKARVYCRTCSTRTNFAKTASELYGFDVEAVDSVEDAVRDADVVVTTTPSRKPVIKAEWISPGTHINAMGADAPTKQELETRLLLNSKIVIDSWDQASHSGEINVPVSQKVLKQKDIHAKIGEVIIGKKSGREDNEITIFDSTGLAVQDVVTAGMIYKRAKEQNIGTDFNFME, via the coding sequence ATGTCTGGAACTCTTTTATTAAAACAAAGTGAAATAAAGAATCTCATAACCATGAAAGAAGTTGTTAGTGCTGTTGAAACAGCTTTTAAGGCTTTTGCCCAACGTGATGTTCAAATGCCTCCTAAAGATTATTTATTTTTCCATGAAGGAGATCTGAGGATTATGCCCTGTTACGTACGGAGCACAGAGGAAGCTGGAGTTAAATGTGTCAATGTTCACCCCAAAAATCCTCAGAATCATAACATACCCACGGTAATGGCCATCATCGAACTCATAAATCCTGAAACAGGATTTCCAATGGCAGTTATGGATGGAACTTGGGTAACAGACATGAGAACCGGTGCAGCGGCCGGTGTAGCCACCAAATACTTAGCAAGACCAGATTCAGAGACATTGGGAATAATCGGAGCAGGGAAACAGGCATGTGCTCAACTGATGGCTCTTAATGAAGTAATGAACATTAAAAAAGCCAGGGTATATTGCAGGACATGTAGCACCAGAACTAACTTCGCCAAAACAGCATCTGAATTATATGGTTTCGATGTGGAAGCTGTTGATTCTGTTGAAGATGCGGTTCGTGATGCAGATGTAGTTGTAACCACCACCCCATCCCGTAAACCAGTTATAAAGGCTGAATGGATTAGTCCAGGCACCCATATCAATGCCATGGGCGCTGATGCACCTACTAAACAGGAGTTGGAAACCAGATTGCTCCTTAACTCAAAGATCGTTATAGATTCATGGGATCAGGCCAGCCACAGTGGGGAGATCAATGTTCCTGTCTCTCAAAAAGTTCTTAAACAGAAGGATATCCATGCCAAAATTGGGGAAGTGATCATTGGTAAAAAAAGTGGCCGAGAAGATAATGAGATCACTATTTTTGACTCCACTGGTCTGGCTGTTCAGGATGTGGTAACTGCAGGAATGATTTACAAGAGAGCCAAGGAACAAAACATAGGTACAGATTTCAATTTTATGGAATAA
- a CDS encoding DUF6790 family protein, producing MDLAYIWLILGIIGALVILIVQFYSKRVLTFKKIVRTFLLSFLVITVGFSSLWAFIGHTFFAVQTASYIGWAPGSPFQQEIAFANLAFGVLGILCYWVRENFWTATVIGVSIFLLGDAICHIGNMFSTGNYAPGNVGTVLVLDILVPLLLIGLLVAYKFLQDRDVRSAIKSLERSL from the coding sequence ATGGACTTAGCTTATATCTGGTTAATACTGGGCATTATCGGAGCATTAGTAATCCTGATAGTACAATTTTATTCCAAACGAGTTTTGACCTTTAAAAAAATTGTTAGAACATTCCTTCTTTCTTTTCTGGTCATCACTGTTGGTTTCAGTTCTTTATGGGCATTCATAGGCCACACATTTTTCGCGGTTCAAACAGCTTCTTATATTGGGTGGGCTCCGGGAAGTCCGTTTCAACAGGAAATAGCCTTTGCTAACCTGGCATTTGGGGTTCTGGGAATATTGTGTTATTGGGTGAGAGAAAACTTCTGGACTGCTACGGTAATCGGTGTTTCTATTTTCCTCCTGGGTGATGCCATATGTCACATAGGTAACATGTTTTCTACAGGTAACTATGCTCCTGGAAATGTAGGGACAGTTCTAGTTCTGGATATACTGGTGCCTTTGTTACTGATAGGTCTCTTAGTAGCCTACAAATTCCTGCAAGACAGGGATGTTCGCAGTGCCATTAAGAGTTTGGAAAGATCTTTATAG
- a CDS encoding heparan-alpha-glucosaminide N-acetyltransferase yields MDIHQRFWEIDVLRGLAILMMVTYHLMFDLDYFGIYSLNLSSGTFWIFPRIIAFIFIFLVGISLTLSYSRADIIRKDQGKNSLFPKYMKRGVKLLILGLFITLITWIFIPQDFIVFGILHFIGIAIILEYPFLDKKYLNLVLGIVFIIIGFIVAQFTVNYPWLLWLGLKPSVFVTVDYFPLFPWLGVVSLGLFIGKVLYTKYKRRYPLPDLSKNLVIKIFSFLGRHSLIIYLIHQPILIMVLYMLGVLDLGNLFHLLNY; encoded by the coding sequence ATGGATATTCATCAACGTTTCTGGGAAATAGATGTTTTAAGGGGACTGGCCATATTGATGATGGTTACTTATCATCTAATGTTCGATCTGGACTATTTTGGAATATATTCTCTGAACTTATCCTCAGGAACTTTTTGGATTTTCCCCAGAATAATTGCATTCATCTTTATTTTTCTGGTGGGGATTTCCCTTACCTTAAGTTACTCTCGTGCAGATATTATACGTAAAGATCAGGGGAAAAACAGTTTATTCCCCAAATACATGAAAAGAGGGGTGAAACTTTTAATTCTGGGCCTGTTCATCACCCTGATCACCTGGATATTCATCCCCCAGGACTTCATAGTATTCGGAATCCTGCATTTCATTGGAATTGCCATAATACTGGAGTATCCATTTTTAGATAAAAAATACCTTAACTTGGTCCTGGGGATTGTATTCATAATCATTGGTTTCATAGTGGCTCAATTCACAGTTAACTATCCCTGGCTTTTGTGGTTGGGTTTGAAACCTAGCGTATTTGTCACAGTAGATTATTTCCCCTTATTTCCCTGGTTGGGTGTGGTTTCACTGGGCCTGTTCATTGGGAAAGTTTTATACACTAAATATAAGAGGAGATATCCCCTTCCAGACCTTTCAAAAAATCTGGTAATCAAAATATTCAGTTTTCTTGGCAGGCACTCTCTTATAATTTATTTAATACATCAACCAATACTCATAATGGTCCTTTACATGTTAGGAGTCCTTGATCTGGGGAATTTGTTTCATCTTTTGAATTATTGA
- a CDS encoding ATP-binding cassette domain-containing protein, which yields MKYAIETFDLTKHYGDFTAVDELQLKVKNKSIFGFLGPNGAGKTTTIKMLTCLIPPTSGTAHVAGYDIIKNPNEVRHKIGMVPQLVSLYADLTARENAELCADYYGMPEDLKEQRIDELMELVDIKYAENKMIKQMSGGQKQKVSVVASLVHQPDILFLDEPTIGLDPTTKSVLWDLIDELNQKGHTIILCSHDMYEVDMLCDHVGIINLGKLVAFDTPQGLKDTILTQEKSVESNIGKIVREMEDSPTNDSENPSFCKLKEVVNESEIDKAREMSLMVTSSDNELINKLSQIPCVLDIETHRSGRLAFKLANTKTAVTQVIAAIMESGGNITSISTKDPSLEDVFMKVTIKKPKKGEGEEE from the coding sequence ATGAAATACGCCATAGAAACCTTCGATCTTACCAAACACTATGGAGACTTCACAGCGGTGGATGAACTGCAGTTGAAGGTTAAAAACAAAAGTATTTTCGGTTTTTTAGGACCTAATGGAGCAGGTAAAACCACGACAATTAAGATGTTAACTTGCCTAATCCCACCCACATCCGGAACCGCACATGTGGCAGGTTATGACATAATAAAAAATCCCAACGAAGTTCGCCATAAAATAGGGATGGTTCCACAATTAGTGAGCCTTTATGCTGATCTTACAGCTCGAGAAAATGCTGAACTCTGTGCAGATTATTACGGAATGCCTGAAGACCTTAAAGAACAGAGAATTGATGAATTGATGGAATTGGTGGACATTAAGTACGCAGAAAATAAAATGATCAAGCAAATGTCAGGCGGGCAGAAACAGAAGGTATCTGTAGTTGCCAGTCTGGTGCACCAACCAGACATTCTCTTCCTTGATGAACCCACCATTGGCCTGGATCCCACCACCAAAAGTGTACTGTGGGATCTTATCGATGAATTAAACCAGAAAGGTCATACTATAATTCTCTGCTCACATGACATGTACGAAGTGGATATGCTGTGTGACCATGTGGGTATAATCAACCTGGGAAAATTGGTAGCATTTGACACTCCCCAGGGCTTAAAAGACACTATACTTACACAGGAAAAAAGTGTTGAGAGCAATATAGGAAAAATTGTACGTGAAATGGAGGATTCTCCCACCAATGACAGTGAAAATCCTTCATTCTGCAAGTTAAAAGAAGTTGTTAATGAATCTGAAATAGATAAAGCCAGGGAAATGAGTTTAATGGTCACTAGTTCAGATAATGAACTGATTAACAAATTATCTCAAATCCCCTGTGTTCTGGATATTGAAACCCACCGGTCGGGTAGGCTGGCCTTTAAACTGGCCAACACCAAAACTGCAGTGACCCAGGTTATTGCTGCAATTATGGAAAGTGGAGGTAACATAACCTCAATTTCAACGAAAGACCCTTCATTAGAGGATGTATTCATGAAAGTTACCATCAAAAAGCCCAAAAAAGGAGAAGGTGAAGAGGAATGA
- a CDS encoding DUF362 domain-containing protein encodes MSSKVYFSNFRSRSKEENKISKIQQLFDKVGFAEFIQNGDLTAIKLHFGERGNDTFLKPVLVSSIVEKTLDCQAKPFLTDTNTLYYGSRHNSVDHLKTAIKNGFAYAVTGVPLVIADGIRGNNWISVNVNLKHFQDVKIAGDIEKADSMLVLSHFKGHGMSGFGGAIKNLAMGCSAAPGKVEQHQCSKPVINNECTACGTCVDSCPISVITLQNKKAEIDMKKCIACNNCISNCPESAIELDSKSLPEFSERMVEYAYGAVKHKKGRVGYINFLMDITPDCDCEAFSDTAIVPDIGIIASKDPVALDAASYDLVNQQMGLEGSLLEHQHHQGGDKFRGVWEDVDGRVQIRYAEKIGFGTQKYNLITV; translated from the coding sequence ATGTCTAGCAAAGTGTATTTTTCTAATTTTCGTTCCAGAAGCAAGGAAGAAAACAAAATCAGCAAAATACAACAATTATTTGATAAGGTGGGTTTTGCAGAATTCATTCAGAACGGAGATTTAACTGCCATAAAACTTCACTTCGGGGAAAGAGGCAACGACACATTTCTTAAACCAGTTTTGGTGAGTTCAATAGTTGAAAAAACTTTGGATTGCCAGGCTAAACCTTTTCTAACCGACACCAACACTCTTTACTATGGAAGCCGCCATAATTCGGTTGACCACCTCAAAACTGCCATAAAAAATGGTTTTGCCTATGCAGTTACTGGGGTGCCGCTAGTCATTGCTGATGGAATTCGAGGAAATAACTGGATTTCTGTGAATGTGAATTTAAAACATTTTCAGGATGTTAAAATAGCAGGAGACATTGAAAAAGCTGATAGTATGCTGGTTTTATCCCATTTTAAGGGTCATGGGATGAGTGGATTTGGAGGAGCCATAAAAAACCTGGCCATGGGATGTTCTGCTGCTCCTGGGAAGGTGGAACAACACCAATGTTCCAAACCAGTTATAAACAATGAATGTACTGCATGTGGGACCTGTGTGGACTCCTGTCCTATATCAGTGATAACCCTTCAAAATAAAAAGGCAGAAATTGACATGAAAAAATGTATAGCATGTAATAACTGCATATCTAACTGTCCAGAATCCGCTATCGAGTTAGATTCAAAGTCATTGCCGGAATTTTCAGAAAGAATGGTAGAATATGCCTACGGGGCGGTTAAACATAAAAAAGGAAGGGTGGGTTACATTAATTTCCTCATGGACATTACTCCTGACTGTGACTGCGAAGCCTTCAGTGACACAGCAATTGTTCCGGATATTGGAATAATAGCCTCTAAAGATCCAGTTGCTTTGGATGCAGCATCTTATGATCTGGTGAACCAGCAAATGGGATTGGAAGGCTCCTTACTTGAACATCAACACCATCAAGGTGGTGATAAATTCAGAGGGGTGTGGGAAGATGTTGATGGTAGAGTACAAATCAGATACGCGGAAAAAATTGGCTTTGGAACCCAAAAATATAATTTAATAACAGTATAA